The genomic interval ATATTTAGCAATTGCTTTTACTTGTCTTTCATAATCCATTTAAATCATCTCACTTTCAATAGACTAATATTATATATACCCATAAAATTAGATAAAAAAAGTATAATTTCCCCCATAAAAAAACAATAGTCTTAATGATAAAACTATTGTTTTTTGCTACTATGCTATATAGTTTGTAGAATTTGCACAACACCTCAATCTCCTTGTGTCATTACCAAGCCCCACAATATTTAATAGTTGTACTTGCATTTTGTGTCCCCATTTTCATACATTCTTTAATTTCCTTCCCGCTCAAAACGCCAAACAAAAATCCTGCTATATAGGAATCTCCTGCTCCCATAGCATCTACTACTTCACATGGAATAGCCTTCTCATATACGAACCTTGTACCATCATAACATATACTTCCCTTTTCTCCCAAGGTCACAATGATCAATTTAGGACCTTTTCTATAATTCTTTTTTATATATTCCCTTATAAAACCATCATCTCCACCATCATAAGAAAAAAAAGCATAATCCACATCATAAATTGTCTTTTCAACAATAGGAGAATCCAATTTGTTTGCAAAATCAAAGGCAATGGGAATACCTCTTTCCTTTATTTTGTAAAGGTCTTCTTCAATCATTCCCCACAATCCTGAAACAACCATGTCATGAGCTTTAAAAAACTCTATGTCCTCGTCACTAATTTTAAAATCTTTCATGACTCCTTCTTCATAATCTCCCAATATCCTCTCTCCACCTACAAGCTCCACATGAGTAATAGCAGTTTCCCCAGGAAGAATTTTTATATTAGAAACATTCACACCCTTGTTTCTAATAGCATCTATCATAAACTTTCCATACTCATCATCTCCTACTACACCTGTATAAGAAGCTTCTCCCCCCAATCTTTTGAAATAAACCGCTACATTGACAGGATTGCCTCCTGGAAATGCTTTCTCGAGATTTTCATATAAATCTATACAATTGTCACCAACAGCAGCAATTTTCATTTTGTCCATACCTCTCTTTCCTCATTGCTAATATTCTACCAATCCACCATAATATCTTCTATCATCTGGATTGTGATCCTTGTTTATTGAAAGATAATAATAGAAATATTCTAATGGAACAAATAGTATCAATGGATCAAGCATTGGATGTAGTCCACTATTGTAATCTTTAATATCAAATACAATTACATCTTCCGTAAACTTTTTCACAAATTTAATAGTTCTTTCTGTAGTATGTCTTGACTCATCATTTCCTAAAATAAATACATAAGGCACACCTTTCGCAACTACTTCCAAAGGACCATGTCTAAATTCAGCTGCATTTAGTACACTCCCATGAGTCCAAGTAAATTCAAGCATAGTTATAATTCCTTCTTTACATGCCAATGGCAAAAGGGGCCCAGAAGCTACTGTATATATAAAAGACCAATTACTTGCTCTAGTAGCCAATTCTTTAGATTTTTCCTCTGTAGAGATTACCAATTCAGCTAAAATATCAGGTAGTTTCTTCATATCTTCCAATATAGAATCTATTTCTTTGTGAGTCCCTTTTAAGTTCATGTATTTACAAGCAATATAATAGCTAACCAAAAGATGCATTTCCCATATACATTCTCCACCATATCCAAAGACATTTTCTGCTGCAGCAGCCAATTTGGAACCAGTAAAATTGCGAGTCACTCCTAAAGTCAATGCTCCTCTTTTTCTTGCAATGCGGATAGAATTTACCACTTCTTCTGTTTCTCCAGAATCTGAAACCCCTATGACCATTGTATTTTTATCTAATTTAAACGGGGTATGATCTAAAAAATCAAATCCACTAAAAGCACTACATGGGATATCAGAGTATTTGTCAAACAGCATCTTTCCAGTTTGACAGGCACATAGTGGTGAACCACAAGCTACAAAATAAATCCTGTCTATGTCCCTTTCTACCATTGTATTTATTATTTCATCTAATTTTGGAAAACCACTTTCCATCAAATTTTTAACTTCACTGACCATATTTTCAGTCACTAAAAAATCAACTTTACTCTTATCAAGATTTAACATATGTATTCCTCCAATCCTTTCCCATGGCAAGGGGAAAACACAACACCTCTGTCCCCTTGTGTTTGTCATAATCTAGCTCAATTTCTAAATTTCTATCTCCTATAATCATAATCCAAAAAATATTATTTGCCAAATTTATAGCTTGAATTCTATCATCAGCAATATTCATACTCTGACTGGATATTTCACTGGTTTCTGAAGTTTTAATACTTAATCTATCGCAATTTTTCGTAAAAATAATATATACTTTTTCTACTTTTTCTTTTTCCACAACTTTAACCAATGGCTTTTCAAGAATTGCCGATAAAAAATCCTTAGACTCATATAAAATATCCGTATGATTTCCCTCAAGTACTACACTTTCCCCACCTAAATTGCCCAATGTACTAAAGGTAGTCACCGTTCCATCTCCACAATTTGTTTTATACACTCTTATAGGTTTCCCATCTTCCCATTTGACCTTGTCTTTATTATTCTCATCTATTAAAAATTCCTTATTGGTATAAATTCCTTCTCCGCTTACAATAAATAATTTATCTTTTTTTATAGTTTTCTCTTCCAATCTATTTAAAAACACATTGTTTACAGACATGTTTTTTATAGGAATATCCTTTCTCATCCCATTTTTTTCATAAAACAAATAATTCCCATATCCATAGCTAGGCAACAAATCCCTCACAACTGGGAACATTTTTCTTAAAGCCTGTATATGATTTATACTTTTGAATAAATAATAATAAAGCATAAATCCAATTTTTAGTGCATTATAAAAAACATTGTTCTCTATTTTGGAATAAGGAAGTTTCCCTCCACTCCAAAAATAATAAGCATTCACAGTGCCTAAATTTGGAGTACCAATCATTATCAATTTATCAACTGAAAAAGGATTAAAATAATTCATATAAGCCCTTCCCAGCAATCCTCCTAAACTGTGCCCTATAAGTATTACCTTATCCTTTTTAGTCTT from Sporanaerobacter acetigenes DSM 13106 carries:
- the frlB gene encoding fructoselysine 6-phosphate deglycase, with translation MLNLDKSKVDFLVTENMVSEVKNLMESGFPKLDEIINTMVERDIDRIYFVACGSPLCACQTGKMLFDKYSDIPCSAFSGFDFLDHTPFKLDKNTMVIGVSDSGETEEVVNSIRIARKRGALTLGVTRNFTGSKLAAAAENVFGYGGECIWEMHLLVSYYIACKYMNLKGTHKEIDSILEDMKKLPDILAELVISTEEKSKELATRASNWSFIYTVASGPLLPLACKEGIITMLEFTWTHGSVLNAAEFRHGPLEVVAKGVPYVFILGNDESRHTTERTIKFVKKFTEDVIVFDIKDYNSGLHPMLDPLILFVPLEYFYYYLSINKDHNPDDRRYYGGLVEY
- a CDS encoding esterase/lipase family protein, which encodes MDYPIVFIPGLFGSLGDDVIKGTGEFSFGFAEKAYRPFIEILNAMGYIEGSNLFISYYDWKKPVLEAVDKYLFLDIEKIKEKTKKDKVILIGHSLGGLLGRAYMNYFNPFSVDKLIMIGTPNLGTVNAYYFWSGGKLPYSKIENNVFYNALKIGFMLYYYLFKSINHIQALRKMFPVVRDLLPSYGYGNYLFYEKNGMRKDIPIKNMSVNNVFLNRLEEKTIKKDKLFIVSGEGIYTNKEFLIDENNKDKVKWEDGKPIRVYKTNCGDGTVTTFSTLGNLGGESVVLEGNHTDILYESKDFLSAILEKPLVKVVEKEKVEKVYIIFTKNCDRLSIKTSETSEISSQSMNIADDRIQAINLANNIFWIMIIGDRNLEIELDYDKHKGTEVLCFPLAMGKDWRNTYVKS
- the frlD gene encoding fructoselysine 6-kinase, producing the protein MDKMKIAAVGDNCIDLYENLEKAFPGGNPVNVAVYFKRLGGEASYTGVVGDDEYGKFMIDAIRNKGVNVSNIKILPGETAITHVELVGGERILGDYEEGVMKDFKISDEDIEFFKAHDMVVSGLWGMIEEDLYKIKERGIPIAFDFANKLDSPIVEKTIYDVDYAFFSYDGGDDGFIREYIKKNYRKGPKLIIVTLGEKGSICYDGTRFVYEKAIPCEVVDAMGAGDSYIAGFLFGVLSGKEIKECMKMGTQNASTTIKYCGAW